Proteins encoded by one window of Culicoides brevitarsis isolate CSIRO-B50_1 chromosome 2, AGI_CSIRO_Cbre_v1, whole genome shotgun sequence:
- the LOC134831965 gene encoding centrosome-associated protein Alms1a-like, whose translation MTHSEISYENQKSSSSTHISSSTSANFASKESSSSTSTLRDGESMKRKLQQLQTIEKEIDRLAQIKEKVQLEMRKTKNTEKIYENINFKEKGRSRLGTPTSLDNNLVQRKENFMEQYVNQHGKLYDSVDSVSKNYTKPYGTTGKSASDNERLRKLSSRASSGASGTSNRPYVEPKKHTETQTTDSLRRISPYFENKSPEDAQKPQIINKTQINKQIQTNCQQAQAYSIVFDKDFVPKENDERLPGQTLKEYLGEKRPKILQAMDERNECIKELRRLRQLRNEQRQKLLLLTSETCLKEKLRKLPPPPLAQKRLFSTRALKLHSLKQYQNLPEVLKKKEVEKLNNLKRKHRVLLDMFNKNLQQKVLQGKTDLSYNFNLFTNTK comes from the exons ATGACTCATTCGGAAATTTcctatgaaaatcaaaaaagttcgTCATCGACGCATATTTCGAGTTCAACAAGTGCTAATTTTGCCTCGAAAGAAAGTTCCTCGTCGACTTCGACGTTACGTGATGGCGAAAGTATGAAACGAAAGTTGCAACAGCTCCAAACGattgaaaaagaaatagaTCGTTTAGCCCAAATCAAGGAAAAAGTCCAATTGGAAAtgcgaaaaacgaaaaatacggagaaaatttatgaaaatattaattttaaggaaaaaggaAGGTCGAGATTAGGCACGCCAACGTCTTTGGACAACAATTTGGTGCAAAGGAAGGAGAATTTTATGGAGCAATATGTGAATCAGCATGGAAAATTGTATGATTCAGTGGATTCCGTGagtaaaaattacacaaaaccTTACGGAACGACGGGAAAAAGTGCTTCGGACAATGAAAGATTGCGAAAACTTTCGTCAAGGGCGTCTTCTGGTGCTTCAGGGACTTCCAATAGACCATATGTTGAGCCAAAAAAACATACGGAAACCCAAACCACGGATTCGCTGCGACGAATTTCGCCATATTTTGAGAATAAAAGCCCTGAAGACGCGCAAAAACCTCAAATTATCAACAAAACTCAAATTAACAAGCAAATTCAGACGAATTGTCAACAAGCTCAAGCTTATTCAATCGTATTTGACAAAGATTTTGTACCAAAAGAAAATGACGAACGCTTGCCAGGTCAAACACTTAAAGAATATTTGGGAGAAAAGAGACCGAAAATTCTGCAAGCGATGGATGAACGTAACGAATGTATAAAAGAACTGCGAAGACTGAGGCAGTTAAGGAACGAACAACGACAAAAACTGTTGCTGCTCACGTCAGAAACTTGTTTGAAGGAAAAGTTACGGAAATTGCCGCCTCCTCCGTTAG ctcaaaAGAGATTATTCAGTACAAGAGCCTTGAAACTCCATTCGCTGAAACAATACCAAAATTTACCGGAAGTGCtgaaaaagaaagaagttGAAAAGTTGAATAATTTGAAGAGGAAACATCGGGTTTTGTTGGATATGTTTAATAag aatttacAGCAAAAAGTTTTACAAGGAAAAACTGATTTGtcgtataattttaatttattcacgaATACTAAATGA
- the LOC134828554 gene encoding uncharacterized protein C05D11.1-like — MDSFNLIASVTLNEEIVVESYKSETGFTLILARMKGPVIHTYFVIPTERHDNQAVAFTLEELIFKGFNRVSQQGFVHKISNKYRYQTKIQDHACYVLDMACNEGITNLLPVYLDHILFPLPLAEIDNIDQNEGIITPRLLIEEHDCNAMIIREVYRHLYPETDFLLEVLSMKKDCSIEEIRDYHTKHYAPANTTIFIAGPIEPDEIFTSLQDLETKIKSEERESFERSFNTEITPLEENIVKTIEYHSEEESTGFVCLAWRGPNIITEYENFIACKILMKYLCGNSISPIQRLMLEIENPLASHISYQFIECLEVIMLINLSGINLDRISEVDEKLMEVLNGIVEEGIDMKRMETIVKSELIEFQNSLERNPYLTVFEKLLPTMIYAEETANEEMIQKRLCSEDQFAEMLEKPNEYWIEILLQYFISGKHVTIEAIPSTEKLETSTEEQEEEQPLNDLEDLLIETQSNEDPISEKEEPSPDETTSDPDGFLWSLRYCSSKGSNPPNINLQKMPFYTEAYDLSTSFVHLSLTINTDSVPTDLRLYLPLFIELLIKSPIEIDDEIVSLDEITSLMEEDLISVSTNIGIQSVEVPQSFLPYSNHLQLSMQVQMEKYESGINWLHKLLHKSTFVQDRIKSCCMKLLNQMVETKRNNRIICRQIIDAMFYDPTSNIRLHSILKQQQFLSEVLSRIEEDRTEEIIEQLNLLRDILLNPNNNISVHIATDWSKLSSFEIDLLEPWTNAFPQIELDDVPKKLYVLPDFVFFELLALPEEVNGVIIGRSSSQSSHLFQAVRSINDYRDTDLPALIVLLEYLTQPESAIYRSLKSKGLACDFSINVYPNEGLLVLSVLKSKHIVQTYHLIKAIIEKHLEETFELSERHLEIAKNSALYNAVNSEGTIAQLVMRSIIVGFQEVPYDWNKVFIKKLQRVTVEDLKEVGQKHLMNLLSADSRVACICPLEKTEEIQSGLNELGMNLQVEPSLNESILANF, encoded by the exons atggattcatttaatttgattgcTTCCGTAACTTTGAACGAAGAAATTGTCGTTGAAAGTTACAAGTCTGAGACAggatttactttaattttggcTCGCATGAAAGGACCTGTTATTCACACTTATTTCGTGATTC CTACTGAACGGCATGATAATCAAGCTGTAGCTTTTACGTTAGAAGAACtgatttttaaaggttttaatCGAGTTTCTCAACAAGGATtcgttcataaaatttcaaacaaatatagATATCAGACGAA AATACAAGACCATGCATGTTATGTGCTAGACATGGCATGTAATGAAGGAATAACAAATCTATTACCTGTGTATTTGGATCATATTTTATTCCCTTTGCCTTTAGCG gAAATTGACAATATTGATCAAAACGAAGGAATAATTACTCCAAGGCTGCTTATTGAAGAACATGATTGCAATGCGATGATAATACGTGAAGTTTACCGCCATCTATATCCAGaaactgattttttgttagaagTACTTTCTATGAAGAAGGATTGTAGCATTGAAGAG ATTCGAGATTACCATACAAAACATTACGCTCCAGCTAATACAACAATTTTCATAGCTGGACCAATTGAacctgatgaaatttttacttcactTCAGGATTTAGAAACAAAGATCAAGAGTGAAGAGCGAGAGAGCTTTGAAAGATCTTTTAACACTGAAATAACTCCTCTTGAAGAGAATATTGTTAAAACGATAGAATATCACAGTGAAGAAGAGTCAACAGGTTTTGTATGTCTTGCTTGGAGAGGACCAAACATCATCAcagaatatgaaaattttattgcgtgTAAAATcctaatgaaatatttatgtggTAATTCAATTAGTCCCATTCAACGTTTAATGCTGGAAATTGAAAATCCATTAGCAAGTCATATTTCATATCAATTTATCGAGTGTTTAGAAGTAATAATGTTGATTAATTTAAGTGGCATCAATTTAGATAGAATATCAGAAGTCGATGAGAAACTAATGGAGGTTTTGAACGGAATAGTTGAAGAGGGGATTGACATGAAACGAATGGAAACAATAGTCAAATCAGAGCTAATAGAATTCCAAAATAGCTTAGAAAGAAATCCATACTTGacagtttttgaaaaacttttacctACAATGATTTATGCTGAAGAAACTGCGAACGAAGAAATGATTCAAAAACGACTATGCTCCGAAGATCAATTTGCTGAAATGCTTGAAAAACCAAACGAATACTGGATTGAGATTTTACTACAATACTTTATCAGTGGAAAACATGTTACTATTGAAGCGATTCCTAGTACAGAAAAGTTAGAAACATCAACTgaagaacaagaagaagaacaaCCTCTAAATGACCTTGAAGATTTATTGATTGAAACTCAAAGTAATGAAGATCCAATCAGTGAAAAAGAAGAACCTTCTCCAGATGAAACAACTTCAGACCCTGATGGTTTCCTATGGAGCCTTCGATACTGCTCTTCAAAAGGTTCAAATCctccaaatattaatttacaaaagatGCCATTTTACACAGAAGCGTATGACTTATCCACCAGCTTTGTTCATTTAAGTTTGACCATTAACACAGATTCTGTTCCAACTGATCTTCGATTGTACCTGCCGCTGTTCATTGAACTACTGATCAAAAGTCCAATTGAAATAGATGATGAAATAGTTTCCTTAGATGAAATCACTTCATTGATGGAAGAAGATTTGATTTCAGTTTCAACCAACATTGGTATTCAATCCGTTGAAGTTCCACAAAGTTTCCTTCCTTATTCAAATCATCTTCAACTATCGATGCAAGTTCAAATGGAAAAGTATGAAAGCGGAATCAACTGGTTGCACAAACTTTTGCACAAATCAACTTTCGTTCAAGATCGAATCAAAAGTTGCTGTATGAAACTCTTGAACCAAATGGTTGAAACCAAGCGAAATAACAGGATCATTTGTCGTCAAATCATTGATGCGATGTTCTATGATCCAACAAGTAACATTCGTTTACATTCAATCCTAAAGCAACAACAATTTCTGAGCGAAGTTTTATCCAGAATTGAAGAAGATCGAACCGAAGAGATCATTGAACAACTAAACCTTTTACGTGACATTTTGTTGAACCCAAATAACAACATTTCGGTTCATATAGCAACTGATTGGAGCAAACTATCAAGTTTTGAAATAGATCTTCTTGAACCTTGGACCAACGCATTTCCACAAATTGAACTTGATGACGTTCCAAAGAAACTTTATGTTCTCCCGGATTTTGTGTTCTTTGAACTTCTAGCTTTGCCAGAAGAGGTTAATGGAGTTATCATTGGTCGAAGTTCGTCTCAAAGTTCGCATCTTTTTCAAGCAGTTCGTAGCATCAACGATTACCGTGATACTGATTTGCCTGCTTTGATAGTTTTGTTAGAATATTTGACACAACCTGAAAGCGCAATTTATCGTAGTTTGAAAAGCAAAGGTTTGGCGTgtgatttttccattaatgtTTATCCCAATGAAGGACTTCTTGTTTTGAGTGTTTTGAAGTCGAAGCATATAGTTCAAACATATCATTTAATAAAAGCAATCATTGAAAAGCATTTAGAAGAAACTTTTGAACTCAGTGAACGCCATCTTGAAATTGCAAAGAATTCAGCACTGTACAATGCTGTGAATAGTGAAGGCACAATAGCTCAACTTGTGATGCGATCTATCATAGTTGGTTTTCAGGAGGTTCCATATGATTGgaataaagtttttatcaaG aagctTCAAAGAGTAACTGTTGAAGACTTAAAGGAAGTTGGACAGAagcatttaatgaatttattaagtGCAGATTCTCGTGTAGCATGTATTTGTCCTTTAGAGAAAACAGAAGAAATTCAAAGTGGTCTAAATGAGTTGGGAATGAATCTTCAAGTTGAACCGTCTTTGAACGAAAgtattttggcaaatttttaa
- the LOC134830205 gene encoding protein vreteno-like yields MEQPKPKIDENLNEMDNAMKEDFEQLNEYSIDEPGGLLEDGRRCKIIITNVSRHFTTRAIRNLCGEFGVVISMNGPFPMNNSNNYLFFVTFETIDGAQNAIEQINRICKPMRADFSKPREKNDQISSSNKSLDKISDHEGPNMKIRKFPVPLLEKYDFKFPKSDEMRFSKDHFLNRDLSKVDPDLLFFNETALCDILTLDEDIEELQSVTDSYKLENFIWSYKFSQQDEARIKKFLKNSAGTYDEIHDIHSKRNEKFEKLREKLGECKFCKNLTTRKSKITENFFCSVVCQQKFDLGVTETTENEEKIKENFCLMYFPLDKNVNYVIITAIIAQNVVYVRPSDLSTTTKYYRLLEEVNEKCQDAPIILKTPKIGELIAVKTENGNFFRAIILKNDSPAKIRVAFLDTGEVSYQKRAQLRKLPQNLWSLPIYVHKIVLSDVPTSYFNLNAVKYLSKIAFRQGQRELLIKFDDLKHSARLYQQDICLNVELKSIIKIKKPSGTHFNVTDIPSVDTKNEENQKLMILENAMIAKGEISCINVDYVKKLEMLHEKIQSYGKSLKLAKDHMYTPGHNEVALIRIGDVWFRAICFEIVGDKHPTMESLDFGFFTMCHISNIVELPRKLLDRCYMQNYCIHDAQRYSEVLGDEKNGKIEKIKEMLPLGKVITAEKIVKNDEEDLLFIHSKEICDVFEGLCEAPEVKEGSKDENRL; encoded by the exons atggAACAACCAAAACCAAAAATCGACGAAAACCTGAACGAAATGGACAATGCCATGAAAGAAGACTTTGAGCAACTCAATGAATATTCCATCGACGAACCGGGAGGTTTACTCGAGGACGGGCGCCGTTGCAAGATAATCATCACGAATGTGTCTCGTCACTTCACAACGCGAGCCATTCGTAACTTGTGCGGCGAATTTGGCGTCGTCATTTCCATGAATGGCCCATTTCCGATGAACAACagcaataattatttatttttcgtgactTTTGAGACGATTga tggagCTCAAAACGCCATCGAACAAATAAATCGCATTTGCAAACCAATGCGAGCAGATTTCTCCAAACCTCGTGAGAAAAATGACCAGATATCGTCTTCTAACAAGTCTCTCGATAAAATTTCCGATCACGAAGgaccaaatatgaaaattCGCAAGTTTCCGGTTCCGCTGTTGGAAAAATATGActttaaatttccaaaaagtGACGAAATGCGGTTTTCCAAGgatcattttttgaacagaGACTTATCGAAAGTTGACCCGGACCTTTTGTTCTTCAATGAAACAGCTTTATGTGACATTCTGACACTCGACGAAGACATCGAAGAGCTCCAATCGGTCACGGATTCGtacaaattggaaaatttcataTGGTCCTACAAGTTTTCGCAACAAGACGAAGCTCggatcaagaaatttttgaaaaattcagcaGGAACGTATGACGAAATCCATGATATTCACTCGAAACGcaatgaaaaattcgaaaaactgCGTGAAAAGTTGGGagaatgcaaattttgtaagaatttaacGACGCGCAAATcgaaaattacggaaaatttcttttgttccgTCGTTTGTCAGCAAAAATTTGATCTAGGAGTGACTGAAACgacagaaaatgaagaaaaaatcaaagaaaatttctgtttGATGTATTTTCCGTtggataaaaatgtaaattatgtcATCATAACTGCGATAATTGCTCAAAATGTCGTTTATGTTCGTCCCAGCGACTTATCGACAACGACAAAGTATTATCGACTACTCGAGGAAGTGAACGAAAAATGTCAAGATGCTCCAATAATCCTAAAAACACCCAAAATTGGAGAACTCATAGCTGTCAAAACGGaaaatggcaattttttcCGAGCAATCATCTTGAAAAATGACAGTCCAGCAAAAATTCGCGTTGCATTTTTGGATACCGGAGAGGTTTCGTACCAAAAACGAGCTCAACTCCGAAAATTACCTCAAAATTTGTGGTCTTTACCGATTTATGTCCACAAAATTGTCCTTTCTGACGTGCCAACTTCATATTTTAATCTCAACGCTGTCAAATATCTCTCGAAAATTGCATTCCGACAAGGACAGCGAgaacttttgatcaaatttgatGACTTGAAACACTCCGCCCGACTTTATCAACAAGATATTTGCTTAAATGTCGAGCTAAAAAGcatcataaaaatcaaaaaacccTCCGGAACGCATTTTAATGTCACCGACATCCCAAGTGtcgacacaaaaaatgaagaaaatcaaaaattgatgattttagaAAATGCGATGATCGCCAAGGGTGAGATTTCGTGCATCAACGTcgattatgtgaaaaaattggaaatgttgcatgaaaaaatccaaagttacggaaaatctttaaaattagcaAAGGATCACATGTACACGCCAGGTCACAATGAAGTCGCTTTAATAAGAATTGGCGATGTTTGGTTTAGGgcaatttgttttgaaattgtcGGCGATAAACATCCCACAATGGAGTCCTTGGACTTTGGATTTTTTACGATGTGTCACATTTCGAACATTGTCGAGTTGCCACGGAAGCTGCTGGATCGTTGTTATATGCAAAATTATTGCATTCATGATGCGCAGCGATATTCGGAAGTGTTGGGTGatgaaaaaaacggaaaaattgagaaaattaaggaaatgtTGCCGTTGGGCAAAGTCATAACTGCggaaaaaatcgtgaaaaatgacgaagaagatcttttattcattcattccaAAGAGATTTGTGACGTTTTTGAAGGGCTTTGTGAGGCTCCGGAAGTCAAAGAGGGCTCCAAAGATGAAAACAGGCtgtaa
- the LOC134828555 gene encoding uncharacterized protein C05D11.1-like has product MDSFNLIASVTLNEEIVVESYKSETGFTLILARMKGPVIHTYFVIPTERHDNPAVAFTLEELIFKGFNRVSQQGFVHKISNKYRYQTKIQDHACYVLDMACNEGITNLLPVYLDHILFPLPLAEIDNIDQNEGIITPRLLIEEHDCNAMIIREVYRHLYPETDFLLEVLSMKKDCSIEEIRDYHTKHYAPANTTIFIAGPIEPDEIFTSLQDLETKIKNKELESFERSFNTELTPLEENIVKTIEYHSEEESTGFVCLAWRGPNIITEYENFIACKILLKYLCGSSISPIQRLMLEIENPLASHISYQFIECLEVIMLINLSGINLDRISEVDEKLMEVLNGIVEEGIDMKRMETVIKSELIEFQNSLERNPYLTVFEKLLPTMIYAEETANEEIIQKRLCSEDVFAEMLEKPNEYWIEIFLQYFISGKHVTIEAIPCSEKLQSSTEEEEEEQPLNDLEDILIETQSNEDLIVEKEEPSPDETTSDPDGFLWSLRYCSSKGSNPPNINLQKMPFYTEAYDLSTSFVHLSLTINTDSVPTDLRLYLPLFIELLIKSPIEIDDEIVSIDEITSLMEEDLISVSTNIGIQSVEVPQSFLPYSNHLQLSMQVQMEKYESGINWMHKLLHKSTFVQDRIKSCCMKLLNQMVETKRNNRIICRQIIDAMFYDPTSNIRLHSILKQQQFLSEVVSKIEEDQTEEIIEQLNLLRDILLNPNNNISVHIATDWSKLASLEIDLLEPWTNAFPQIELDDVPKKLYVLPDFVFFELLALPEDVNGVIVGRSSSQSSHLFQAVRSINDYRDTDLPALIVLLEYLTQPESTIFRSLKSKGLACDFSIDVYPNEGLLVLSVLKSKHIVTTYHLIKVIIEKHLEETFELSERHLEVAKNSALYNAVNSEGTIAQLVMRSIIVGFQEVPYDWNKVFIKKLQRVTVEDLKEVGQKHLTNLVSADSRVSCICPLEKTEEIQSGLNELGMNLQVEPSLNESILANF; this is encoded by the exons atggattcatttaatttgattgcTTCCGTAACTTTGAACGAAGAAATTGTCGTTGAAAGTTACAAGTCTGAGACAggatttactttaattttggcTCGCATGAAAGGACCTGTTATTCACACTTATTTCGTGATTC ctACTGAACGACATGATAATCCAGCTGTAGCTTTTACGTTAGaagaacttatttttaaaggtttcAATCGAGTTTCTCAACAAGGATTCgttcacaaaatttcaaacaaatatagATATCAGACGAA aATACAAGACCATGCATGTTATGTGCTAGACATGGCATGTAATGAAGGAATAACAAATCTATTACCTGTATATTTGGATCATATTTTATTCCCTTTGCCTTTAGCG gAAATTGACAATATTGATCAAAACGAAGGAATAATTACTCCAAGGCTGCTTATTGAAGAACATGATTGCAATGCGATGATAATACGTGAAGTTTACCGCCATCTATATCCAGaaactgattttttgttagaagTACTTTCTATGAAGAAGGATTGTAGCATTGAAGAG ATTCGAGATTACCATACAAAACATTATGCTCCAGCTAATACAACAATTTTCATAGCTGGACCAATTGAacctgatgaaatttttacttcactTCAGGATttagaaacaaaaatcaaaaacaaagaaCTTGAGAGCTTTGAAAGATCTTTTAACACTGAATTAACTCCTCTTGAAGAGAACATTGTTAAAACGATAGAATATCACAGTGAAGAAGAGTCAACAGGTTTTGTATGTCTTGCTTGGAGAGGACCAAACATCATCAcagaatatgaaaattttattgcgtgTAAAATcctattgaaatatttatgtggTAGTTCAATTAGTCCCATTCAACGTTTAATGCTGGAAATTGAAAATCCATTAGCAAGTCATATTTCATATCAATTTATCGAGTGTTTAGAAGTAATTATGTTGATTAATTTAAGTGGCATCAATTTAGATAGAATATCAGAAGTCGATGAGAAACTAATGGAGGTTTTGAACGGAATAGTTGAAGAAGGGATTGACATGAAACGAATGGAAACAGTAATCAAATCAGAGCTTATAGAATTCCAAAATAGCTTAGAAAGAAATCCTTACTTGacagtttttgaaaaacttttacctACAATGATTTATGCTGAAGAAACTGcaaatgaagaaataattcaaaaacgaCTATGCTCTGAAGATGTTTTTGCTGAAATGCTTGAAAAACCTAACGAATActggattgaaatttttctacaatatTTTATCAGTGGAAAACATGTAACTATTGAAGCGATTCCTTGTTCTGAAAAGTTACAAAGTTCAACTgaagaagaggaagaagaaCAACCTCTAAATGACCTTGAAGATATATTGATTGAAACTCAAAGCAATGAAGATCTCATAGTTGAAAAAGAAGAACCTTCTCCAGATGAAACAACTTCAGATCCTGATGGCTTCTTGTGGAGTCTTCGATACTGCTCTTCAAAAGGTTCTAATCCTCCAAATATAAACTTACAAAAGATGCCATTTTACACAGAAGCTTATGACTTATCTACCAGCTTTGTTCATTTAAGTTTAACCATTAATACAGATTCTGTTCCAACTGATCTTCGATTGTATCTACCACTGTTCATTGAACTACTGATTAAAAGTCCAATTGAAATAGATGATGAAATAGTTTCCATAGATGAAATCACTTCATTGATGGAAGAAGATTTGATTTCGGTTTCAACTAACATTGGTATTCAATCCGTTGAAGTTCCACAAAGTTTCCTTCCTTATTCAAATCATCTTCAACTATCGATGCAAGTTCAAATGGAAAAGTATGAAAGCGGAATCAACTGGATGCACAAACTTTTGCACAAATCAACTTTCGTTCAAGATCGAATCAAAAGTTGCTGTATGAAACTCTTGAATCAAATGGTTGAAACCAAGCGAAATAACAGGATCATCTGTCGTCAAATCATTGACGCAATGTTCTATGATCCTACAAGTAACATTCGTTTACATTCAATCCTAAAGCAACAACAATTTCTGAGCGAAGTTGTATCCAAAATTGAAGAAGATCAAACCGAAGAGATCATTGAACAACTAAACCTCTTACGTGACATTTTGTTGAACCCAAATAACAACATTTCAGTTCATATAGCAACTGATTGGAGCAAACTAGCAAGTCTTGAAATAGATCTTCTTGAACCTTGGACAAACGCATTTCCACAAATTGAACTTGATGACGTTCCAAAGAAACTTTATGTTCTCCCGGATTTTGTGTTCTTTGAACTTCTAGCTTTGCCAGAAGATGTCAATGGAGTTATCGTTGGTCGAAGTTCGTCTCAAAGTTCGCATCTTTTTCAAGCAGTTCGTAGCATCAATGATTACCGTGATACTGATTTGCCTGCTTTGATAGTTTTGTTAGAATATTTGACACAACCTGAAAGTACGATTTTCCGTAGTTTGAAAAGCAAAGGTTTGGCGtgtgatttttcaattgatgTTTATCCTAATGAAGGACTTCTTGTTTTGAGTGTTTTGAAGTCGAAGCATATAGTAACAActtatcatttaataaaagtaatcaTCGAGAAGCATTTAGAAGAAACTTTTGAACTCAGTGAACGCCATCTTGAAGTTGCAAAGAATTCAGCACTGTACAATGCTGTGAATAGTGAAGGCACAATTGCTCAACTTGTGATGCGATCTATCATAGTTGGTTTTCAGGAGGTTCCATATGATTGgaataaagtttttatcaaG aagcTTCAAAGAGTAACTGTTGAAGACTTAAAGGAAGTTGGTCAAAAGCATTTAACGAATTTAGTAAGTGCAGATTCACGTGTATCATGTATTTGTCCATTAGAGAAAACAGAAGAAATTCAAAGTGGTCTAAATGAGTTGGGAATGAATCTTCAAGTTGAACCATCTTTGAACGAAAgtattttggcaaatttttaa